The following are encoded together in the Eptesicus fuscus isolate TK198812 chromosome 16, DD_ASM_mEF_20220401, whole genome shotgun sequence genome:
- the UCN gene encoding urocortin has translation MRLAGREALLAALLLLAQLRPGSSQWSPEEAAAASVRDPSLRWSPGARTQGGGARALLLLLAERFPHRVGPGRWGAATSGERPRREDPPLSIDLTFHLLRTLLELARTQSQRERAEQNRILFDSVGK, from the coding sequence ATGAGGCTGGCCGGACGAGAGGCGCTGCTGGCGGCGCTGCTGCTTCTGGCACAGCTGCGCCCGGGGAGCAGCCAGTGGAGcccggaggaggcggcggcggccagtGTCCGGGACCCGAGTCTGCGCTGGAGCCCGGGAGCTCGGACCCAGGGCGGCGGGGCCCGCGCGCTCCTCCTGCTGTTGGCGGAGCGCTTCCCCCACCGCGTGGGGCCCGGCAGGTGGGGAGCTGCGACCTCAGGCGAGCGGCCGCGGCGGGAAGACCCTCCACTGTCCATCGACCTCACCTTCCACCTCCTGCGGACCCTGCTGGAGCTGGCGCGGACGCAGAGCCAGCGGGAGCGCGCAGAGCAGAACCGCATCTTATTCGACTCGGTGGGCAAGTGA
- the MPV17 gene encoding protein Mpv17 — MALWRAYQRALNAHPWKVQVLTAGSLMGLGDIISQQLVERRGMRKHQISRTLTMASLGCGFVGPVIGGWYKVLDRLIPGTTKVDALKKMLLDQGCFAPCFLGSFLSLIGALNGLSAQDNWAKLQRDYPDALIANYYLWPAVQLANFYLVPLYYRLAVVQCVAVVWNSYLSWKAHRF; from the exons ATGGCGCTCTGGCGGGCTTACCAGCGGGCCCTGAATGCTCACCCGTGGAAAGTACAGGTCCTGACAGCCG GGTCCCTGATGGGCCTGGGTGACATTATCTCACAGCAGCTGGTGGAGAGGCGAGGTATGCGGAAACACCAGATTAGCCGGACCCTGACCATGGCCTCTCTGGGCTGTGGCTTTGTG GGCCCTGTAATAGGAGGCTGGTACAAGGTTTTGGACCGGCTCATCCCTGGCACCACCAAGGTGGATGCTCTAAAGAAGATGTTGTTGGATCAG GGGTGCTTTGCCCCATGTTTTCTAGGCAGTTTCCTCTCGCTGATAGGGGCGCTCAATGGACTGTCAGCCCAGGACAACTGGGCCAAACTCCAGCGG GATTATCCTGACGCCCTCATCGCCAACTACTAT CTCTGGCCTGCTGTGCAGCTAGCCAACTTCTACCTGGTTCCCCTTTATTACAG GTTGGCTGTCGTCCAGTGTGTTGCTGTTGTCTGGAACTCCTACCTGTCCTGGAAGGCACATCGGTTCTAA